A window of Chryseobacterium shandongense genomic DNA:
ACAGTTCCGCAGGTGAACTATAGAATCACCTATTTTCCTAAAGATAATCTAGGTATTACTTTAGGGATGGATCATATGAAATATGTGATGGACCAGAATCAGACAGTAGATTTTAAAGGATATATCAATAATCCTGAATATGCTGACTTGGTTCATAACGGAAAAGTAGATTTAAGTGATACCAAATTATTAACATTTGAACACACAGACGGTCTCAATTATATTAATATTGGTGCTCAGAAGTATCACAATGTTTTTAACAAAAAAAATATTGATCTTTTCCTGAGCTACGGTGCCGGAATCGGTGCCCTGCTGCCAAAATCGAATGTAAAGCTGATGGGAAATGAAAGAAGTGACAGATTCCATCTTGCAGGGTTTGGCGCTGATATAAGAGGAGCGGTAAGCTTAGTTGCTGTAAGACACGTTGTCGTTCAGGTAGAAGGTAAATTGGGTTACATTAATATGCCTGATATTAAAACAACTCTTAATAATAAGCCGGATAAGGCTTCTCAGGATTTTGTGTACGGAGAAGTTGACCTGGGTATTGGATATACATTTAATACAAGAAAGTATAATTAATAAAGCTTACTGCTCGAACAGTAAAAGCGAAAAGCATAGAATATGAGCGAAGAGGTTAAAAAATTTAAAATAACTATAGACGGACAGACTACCGAAGTGTTGCCTGGAACTTCCATTCTGGAAGCAGCAAGACAGATCGGCGGAAAATCGGTACCTCCTGCAATGTGCTACTACAGCAAATTGGAAACCAGTGGAGGAAGATGCAGAACCTGTTTGGTAGAAGTATCTAAAGGGTCTGAAGCAGATCCTCGTCCTATGCCGAAATTAGTGGCAAGCTGCAGAACAAATGTGATGGACGGTATGGAGGTAAAAAATCTTACTTCCGAAAAAGCTCAGGAAGGAAGAAAAGCGGTTACCGAATTTCTATTGGTAAACCACCCTTTGGATTGCCCTATCTGCGACCAAGCCGGAGAATGTCATCTCCAGGATTTAGGTTATGAGCATGGTGTAGAAAATACAAGAACAGAATTCGAAAGAAATACGTATGATGCTGATGATCTTGGTCCTAATATCAAACTGAATATGAACCGTTGTATTCTCTGCGCACGATGTGTACTGGCTGCAAACCAGTTAACAGGAGAGCGAGAACACGGGATTCTTTTCCGAGGAGATCACGCTGAGATTTCTACTTATCTAAATAAAGCTTTGGATAATGACTTCATTGGAAATGTTATTGACGTTTGTCCGGTGGGAGCATTAACCGACAGAACAGCGCGTTTTGCAAGCAGAGTTTGGTTTACAAAGCCTATGAATGCTTCTTGTAAGTGCGACAAGTGTTCAGGAAAAGCTGTTGTGTGGATGAAAGGTGACGAAATTGTAAGAGTAACCGCAAGAAAGGATCAGTGGGGAGAAGTTGAAGAATTCATCTGTGATACCTGTCGTTTTGAAAGAAAAGAGCTTTCCGACTGGAACATTGAAGGGCCTAGACATATTGACAGACATTCGGTAATTTCATTGAACCACTACGAAAAGCCTAAAGATGAGCTAAGAGTTCTAGACAATCCAATGGCGAAAGAAATTAGTGAAAAAGACGAAAAATAAAAAGTCGGATGCTTGAAAGCTGGAAGATGGAAGTTTGTAACCTTACTTTTAGTTTCAATCATTAAAATATAAAAAATTTGGTAATGTGATGATGAGTTGATGCCATAACGTTATAAACTCCCGGCTTCCAGCTCCCATCTTCAAACATTTAAAATAAAAATGGATTTAATTACATTTAAACTTATACTTGTACTAGCGCTTTTCCTGCTTTCGCTGACAATTGCAGCGTATTCTACATGGGCAGAAAGAAAAGTTGCTGCCATTATGCAGGACAGAATTGGTCCGAACAGAGCTGGACCTTTCGGATTGCTGCAGCCTCTTGCTGACGGTGGAAAGTTTTTCTTTAAAGAAGACTTTACTCCTGCCAATGCAGAAAAATTCCTTTTCGTATTGGGGCCGGCTTTGGTCATGTTTATATCATTAATCACAGGAGCAGTTATTCCTTGGGGGAAAAGTTTAAATATTGCCGGTACTTCTTACGATCTTCAGGTTGCCAACATTGATGTTGGAGTACTTTTCATCATCGGGATGGCTTCGATTGGGGTATACGGAATTATGATCGGAGGCTGGGCTTCCAACAACAAATATTCATTATTGGGCGCAATTCGTGCTTCTTCTCAGATGATTTCTTATGAACTAGCAATGGGACTGGCTTTACTTTCCATCATTATGATGACAGGAAGTTTAGATCTGAAAGAAATTACAGCCAGCCAGACCAACGGAAAATTATGGGGTATTATTCCATGGGTTTCAGGACTGAACTGGAATATATTTTACCAGCCGATTGCATTCCTTGTTTTCTTTGTTGCGGCTTTGGCAGAAACCAACAGGCACCCTTTCGATTTACCGGAGTGTGAATCCGAATTGGTAACAGGATATTCCACAGAATATTCATCGATGAAATTGGGATTGTATATGTTCGGAGAATATGTGAACATGTTTATTTCAAACGCTTTCATGGTAGTACTCTTCTTCGGAGGGTACAATTATCCGGGAATTGAATGGGTAACTCAGAACTGGGGCGAAAATACAGCCGGAATTTTGAGTATCGTTGCATTCTTAATCAAAACTATCATTGGAATTTTGATCTTTATGTGGATCAGATGGACGCTTCCAAGATTTAGATATGACCAATTAATGCATTTAGGATGGAAAACGTTGATTCCTATGGCATTGGTAAATCTGCTGATTACAGGAGCTGTAATTTTAGCATTTGGAAATTAATTAATTTGAAAATGAGTTAATTTGAGAATTTGAAAATGGTAGTAATACCAATTATTCAATTTCTAACAAGATATAAATTTGAAAATGAGCTGATGCGAAAATGTGACGATGTTAAACTTCTATCTTCCAGCTTCCATCTTCTAACATTTAATAATAAAAATAAATGAAACTTACGAACAGATCAAAAGTTGTTTCCAACAAAGAAATGACCCTTGCTGAAAAAATCTATCTTCCTGCTATTTTTACAGGAATGGGGATTACTTTTAAGCATGCTGTAAGAACCGTACTGAAAGGTGCACCTGCAGTATATTCTTATCCGGAAGTACAGAAGCCAAGAGCTGATATCTGGAGAGGCCAGCACGTTTTGAAAAGAGACGAGGAAGGCAGAGAAAGATGTACAGCCTGCGGACTTTGTGCGGTGGCATGCCCTGCAGAGGCCATTACGATGACTGCTGCTGAAAGAACAAAAGAAGAAAAGCATCTTTACAGAGAAGAAAAATATGCATCGGTATATGAAATCAATATGCTGAGATGCATTTTCTGCGGTATGTGTGAAGAAGCCTGCCCGAAATCTGCAATCTATCTTACCGACCGTCTGGTAGATGTGGAAACCAACAGAGGTTCTTTCATTTATGGAAAAGATAAATTGGTTGAAAAAATAAACGAAAGGATTGATATCACTGAAAGACAATCCGAGAAACAAAAAAATGCGGTAAAATAATGGATCAGTTTTTATTTTTCTTGGTGGCGTTTTTAGCAGTGGCAAGTGCAGTATACTTCGTATTTGCAAGAAATCCTCTATATGCTATTTTGTCATTAATTGTGACGATGTTCTCTATTGCGGGCATGTATATTCTTCTGAATGCACAATTCCTTGCAATTATTCAGATTATTGTTTACGCCGGAGCCATCATGGTATTATTCCTTTATATCCTTATGATGCTTAACCTTAATAAACAAGACGAAAGTAAGAAGAACAATACTTTAAAATTTGTTGGAGTTTTTACAGCCGGTATTTTATTAATTGGGGTTTTAGGCGTATTTAAAGGAGTCCAGCAAAACCAGATTGTAGTTGAAAATGCAGACGGAAGTGTCGGACTTACTAAAAATCTGGGTAGACTTTTGTTTAATGAATATGTTTTACCGTTTGAGCTTGCATCCATCCTTATTTTGGCAGGTATTGTAGGTGCGGTATTAATCGGTAAAAAAGATTTATAAATTATGGGAGAAGTAAATACATTTATACAAAGCATTCCTCTCAATTACTTCATCATTCTTTCATCTGTATTATTCAGTCTGGGAGTGTTGGGCGTATTGCTGAGAAAAAATGCGATTGTTATTTTGGGTTGTGTAGAGCTTATGCTCAATTCTGTTAATCTTTTGCTGGCTGCATTTTCAGCGTACAAAGGTAATGGCGACGGACAACTTTTAGTTTTCTTCATTATGGTGGTGGCTGCTGCGGAAGTAGCGGTAGGTTTGGCAATTATTGCTATGCTTTATAGAAATACCCGTTCTGTTGATGTAAGTATATTTAATAAATTAAGAGGATAAGAATGGAAAATTTAGTGTATGCAATAATACTTTTACCACTTTTAGGTTTTCTTATTAACGGTTTATTCGGGAAAAATCTGCCAAAAATTGTTGTCGGTAGTCTGGCTACGGCAATGGTTTTTGCATCTTTCTGCATCGCAGTGAGCATTTTCCTGGGTTTCAATTCAGAAGGCCAGCCTGTCATTGTAAAAGCTTTTGAATGGTTTAGAGTAAACGGAGTTCAGATTAATTTCGGGTTCCAGATCGATCAGTTGTCATTGATGATGGTAATGATCATCACAGGAATCGGATCTTTAATCCACCTCTACTCTATCGGATATATGAGCCATGATAAAGGTTTCTATAAGTTTTTCACCTATCTGAACCTGTTTATCTTCTCCATGTTACTTTTGGTAATGGGAAGCAACTACCTGATCCTCTTCATCGGATGGGAAGGCGTAGGATTATGTTCTTATCTGCTTATTGGTTTCTGGTATACCAACGAAGAATATGGTAAAGCAGCGAGAAAAGCATTTATCATGAACAGAATTGGTGACCTTGCTTTATTGATCGGTATTTTCATGTTGGCTTCACAGACCAATGCTGTCGATTATCTTACCATCAGAGAGAACGCTGGAAAATTTGAATTGGACGGAAGCGTAATTATCTTTATTACGGCGAGTTTATTTATCGGTGCTACTGGTAAATCTGCTCAGGTTCCATTATATACCTGGTTACCGGATGCGATGGCGGGACCAACTCCTGTTTCTGCGTTAATTCACGCAGCAACAATGGTTACTGCGGGTATTTATTTAGTGGTAAGATCTAATTTCTTATTCACATTGGCTCCAAGCGTTCAGGACGGAATTTTACTCATCGGATTTTTAACGGCTGCGTTAGCGGGATTCTATGCGCTGCGTCAGAACGACATCAAGAAAGTTTTGGCCTACTCTACCGTTTCACAGCTTGGATTTATGTTCATTGCTTTAGGATTGGGAGCGTATACAACTGCGATGTTCCACGTAATGACACACGCTTTCTTTAAGGCATTATTATTCCTAGGAGCAGGCTCTGTAATCCACGCCATGAGCAATGAGCAGGATATGCGTTTCATGGGAGGTCTGAAAAAATACATTCCTCTTACCCACGCTACTTTCCTTATCGGAACACTGGCGATTTCAGGATTCCCTCTATTATCGGGGATGATTTCCAAAGACGAGATTCTAGTAGCTGCTTTTGCTAAAAACCCTGTTTACTGGGTGATCTTATTTATTTTGGCAGCAGTTACGGCAACCTATATGTTCAGATTGTATTACCTGACGTTCCACGGAGAGTTCAGAGGTACTGAAGAACAAAAACACCACCTTCATGAAAGTCCGGCTAACATGACGTTACCATTAATCGTATTGGCGGTACTATCTGTTTTGGGTGGTCTTATCAACCTTCCGCATTTCATCGGCCACGGACATTATGCAAAACTAATGGAATGGCTAAAACCGGTTCTTACCGAGGAAAGCTTTAACCAATTGGAAACAACGCTTTCGGCAGTTCCGTTTGGTACAGAAATGATACTTTTGGGAGCAACAGTTCTCATGTTCTTTAGTGTATGGTTTCTTGTTAAAAATACGTATGTTAACAAGAAAAAACAAGCTCTTCCTGAAGAGCAGTACACAGGATGGGAAAAATTGTCTGCCAGAAAATTATATATTGACGAACTTTACAATGCATTGATTGTAAAAACTGTTGAAGGATTAGGACGCGGAGGAAAGATGTTTGATAACGGTATTCTTGATCGTTTTGTAGACTTTGTGGGCGATGGCGCTGAAGACAGCGGAAAAGCTATGAAGCGGGTACAGAACGGAAATGTAGAGAATTACATTCTGATTATGTCTTTAGCGGTGGGAATTATATTAATTGTTAACTTTTTATTACAATAATAATGTCTGAGTTGTTATTAACATTATTACTATTACCTCTCGTAGGTTCGGGATTAGTTTTTGCGTGGAAAAACAATTCAAGCAAATATTTGGCACTGGGAATTGCATTGGTACAAATGCTCATCACCTTCTACATTGCGGCGGATTTTAATTACGCCCCAACAGTAGACAGCGTACTGCAGCACGAAATCAATTACCCGTGGTCACAATTCATAAAAAGCTCTCTTCACTTCGGTATCGATGGAATGAGTTTGCTTCTTTTATTGCTGACCAATATTCTAGCGCCCATCATTATTTTATCTTCTTTTAACGAAAATGTAAGCTACAGAAACACATTCTATGGTTTAATACTATTGATGCAGTTCGGGTTGGTAGGAGTTTTTACTTCTCTTGACGGATTATTATTCTACATTTTTTGGGAAGTAACCTTAATTCCGATCTGGTTCATTGCCGGACTTTGGGGTCAGGAAAATAAAAGATTTGAATTCACTACGAAATTCTTCGTTTATACTTTCGTTGGATCATTATTCATGCTGGCAGGATTGATTTATGTGTATAACCACTCTGCATCATTTGCGCTGACAGATTTATATAACGCTACTTTGGATGAAACGCAGCAGACAATTGTATTCTGGTTTATTTTCTTTGCCTTTGCAGTGAAATTACCGGTATTCCCTTTCCATACATGGCAACCAGATACGTATACCTATTCTCCCACTCAGGGATCAATGCTTCTATCAGGAATTATGCTGAAAATGGCAATCTATGGAGTAATGCGTTATTTATTACCGATCACACCGCTTCCGATTGCAGGAATTTCAGGACAAATCGTAATCATCCTTGCTATTGTAGGAATTGTTCACGGTGCATTAATCGCGATTATTCAGATGGATATGAAGAGAATCATTGCCTACTCATCTTTTTCTCACGTAGGATTGATGGTAGCAGGGATCTTCGCTTCGGCAGTAATTACTTTAAGAGGAACTTTCAATATCGAAGGGGCGGAAGGAGCTTTGGTACAAACTTTTGCTCACGGTATTAATGTAGCAGGATTATTTTACTGTTGTGATATTTTATACAAGAGATTTAAATCAAGAGACATCAGACAAATGGGAGGTCTTGCTAAAGTAGCTCCTAAGTTTGCTGTATTATTCCTTATTATTATATTAGGTTCAATGGGCGTTCCGTTAACCAATGGTTTTATCGGAGAATTTATACTTTTAAAATCGGTATATGATTTCAATGGATTGGCAGCGGTAATAGCTGGTCTTACGGTAATCCTTGCAGCAGTTTACCTGTTGAGATTTTACGGAAAAGCAATGTTTGGTCCCGGTGATGAAGCCGTTCTGAGCACAGCAAAAGATCTCTCTGCGGTAGAATTCTCGGTTTTGGCCAGTTTAGCGGTTTTTGTGATTGTATTTGGTATTTTCCCACAACCGATTATCGAAATGGTAAATAGTTCGTTGAAGTTTATCTATACGGCGATGGCCAATTAAAAATTAAAAGATTTAAAAATTAAAAAACTAGGAGATCGAAGAAGAATAAAGTGAGAAAGTAAAATTTTGTACTTTAAACTTCAAATCTCAAATATAAATTATGAGTGTTTTAATTATTGTTTTCCTAACGGCAGTTGTTGCGTTATTTTCAGGAGTTTTTGAACAAGGAAAATTCGCAAGATACATTGGGATTTTGGGATTAATCATCGCATTATGGGTAAGTTTTATGCCGGAAGCTGCATTCTTCGGGCAGTACAGACACATGTACGACTATACCGCCAATACTGCATTGTTTACTAAAATATCCATCGTAACCACCTTACTATTATTCTTTCTGGGAGGTTTTGCATTCAGCAATCACAGAAGCCATCAGTCTGAATTATACGCATTGATGCTTTTTGCATTATGTGGTGGAATTATCCTCTTTGGTTTCCAGAACCTGGTAACATTATTCTTAGGAGTTGAGATCCTTTCCATTCCTTTATACGTAATGGCTGGAGCAAACAAAACCGATTTAAGATCGAATGAGGCTTCCATTAAATATTTCCTGATGGGTGCATTTGCAACAGGTTTCCTTCTGTTCGGGATCGCATTTATCTACGGAAGTACAGGAAGTTTCGATTTATATAAAATCCAGGATTTCGGAGTTTCGAATCCTAAAGATGTCATGTTTATTTTAGGAGTTTTATTAATTCTTTGTGCATTGGCATTTAAAGTGGCATTGGCTCCTTTCCATATGTGGAGCCCGGATGTATATTACGGCTCCCCTTCATTGATCACGGCTTTCATGGCAAGTGTGGTAAAGATCTCAGGATTTTTCGCATTATTCAGACTGATGACCATCGGATTTGGTGGTGTTACGGAAGAATGGATCAATGTTTTCGGAGTATTCCTGATCATTACTTTACTTTTGGCAAACGTTATGGGTCTTGCCCAGACGAATGCAAAAAGAATGTTGGCATACTCTTCGGTTTCCCACGCAGGTTATATCGGGTTGGTATTCTTTGGGAT
This region includes:
- a CDS encoding NADH-quinone oxidoreductase subunit N, whose product is MSVLIIVFLTAVVALFSGVFEQGKFARYIGILGLIIALWVSFMPEAAFFGQYRHMYDYTANTALFTKISIVTTLLLFFLGGFAFSNHRSHQSELYALMLFALCGGIILFGFQNLVTLFLGVEILSIPLYVMAGANKTDLRSNEASIKYFLMGAFATGFLLFGIAFIYGSTGSFDLYKIQDFGVSNPKDVMFILGVLLILCALAFKVALAPFHMWSPDVYYGSPSLITAFMASVVKISGFFALFRLMTIGFGGVTEEWINVFGVFLIITLLLANVMGLAQTNAKRMLAYSSVSHAGYIGLVFFGMTSLSTYNLAFYLFAYSLSTVGVFMCLIYVEKLKRETSFGAFKGLAKSEPLLATAAAISMLSMAGIPLTAGFMGKFALFSQAMNSDHGAFLVLVAVLGSAVSIAYYLRLIISMFFFKESTFKSSEKVTLTYNIVAVFVIASIIVLGVFPDLFARQFGL
- a CDS encoding NuoI/complex I 23 kDa subunit family protein yields the protein MKLTNRSKVVSNKEMTLAEKIYLPAIFTGMGITFKHAVRTVLKGAPAVYSYPEVQKPRADIWRGQHVLKRDEEGRERCTACGLCAVACPAEAITMTAAERTKEEKHLYREEKYASVYEINMLRCIFCGMCEEACPKSAIYLTDRLVDVETNRGSFIYGKDKLVEKINERIDITERQSEKQKNAVK
- the nuoH gene encoding NADH-quinone oxidoreductase subunit NuoH, producing the protein MDLITFKLILVLALFLLSLTIAAYSTWAERKVAAIMQDRIGPNRAGPFGLLQPLADGGKFFFKEDFTPANAEKFLFVLGPALVMFISLITGAVIPWGKSLNIAGTSYDLQVANIDVGVLFIIGMASIGVYGIMIGGWASNNKYSLLGAIRASSQMISYELAMGLALLSIIMMTGSLDLKEITASQTNGKLWGIIPWVSGLNWNIFYQPIAFLVFFVAALAETNRHPFDLPECESELVTGYSTEYSSMKLGLYMFGEYVNMFISNAFMVVLFFGGYNYPGIEWVTQNWGENTAGILSIVAFLIKTIIGILIFMWIRWTLPRFRYDQLMHLGWKTLIPMALVNLLITGAVILAFGN
- a CDS encoding 2Fe-2S iron-sulfur cluster-binding protein, yielding MSEEVKKFKITIDGQTTEVLPGTSILEAARQIGGKSVPPAMCYYSKLETSGGRCRTCLVEVSKGSEADPRPMPKLVASCRTNVMDGMEVKNLTSEKAQEGRKAVTEFLLVNHPLDCPICDQAGECHLQDLGYEHGVENTRTEFERNTYDADDLGPNIKLNMNRCILCARCVLAANQLTGEREHGILFRGDHAEISTYLNKALDNDFIGNVIDVCPVGALTDRTARFASRVWFTKPMNASCKCDKCSGKAVVWMKGDEIVRVTARKDQWGEVEEFICDTCRFERKELSDWNIEGPRHIDRHSVISLNHYEKPKDELRVLDNPMAKEISEKDEK
- the nuoK gene encoding NADH-quinone oxidoreductase subunit NuoK, giving the protein MGEVNTFIQSIPLNYFIILSSVLFSLGVLGVLLRKNAIVILGCVELMLNSVNLLLAAFSAYKGNGDGQLLVFFIMVVAAAEVAVGLAIIAMLYRNTRSVDVSIFNKLRG
- a CDS encoding NADH-quinone oxidoreductase subunit J family protein, with the protein product MDQFLFFLVAFLAVASAVYFVFARNPLYAILSLIVTMFSIAGMYILLNAQFLAIIQIIVYAGAIMVLFLYILMMLNLNKQDESKKNNTLKFVGVFTAGILLIGVLGVFKGVQQNQIVVENADGSVGLTKNLGRLLFNEYVLPFELASILILAGIVGAVLIGKKDL
- a CDS encoding complex I subunit 4 family protein, with product MSELLLTLLLLPLVGSGLVFAWKNNSSKYLALGIALVQMLITFYIAADFNYAPTVDSVLQHEINYPWSQFIKSSLHFGIDGMSLLLLLLTNILAPIIILSSFNENVSYRNTFYGLILLMQFGLVGVFTSLDGLLFYIFWEVTLIPIWFIAGLWGQENKRFEFTTKFFVYTFVGSLFMLAGLIYVYNHSASFALTDLYNATLDETQQTIVFWFIFFAFAVKLPVFPFHTWQPDTYTYSPTQGSMLLSGIMLKMAIYGVMRYLLPITPLPIAGISGQIVIILAIVGIVHGALIAIIQMDMKRIIAYSSFSHVGLMVAGIFASAVITLRGTFNIEGAEGALVQTFAHGINVAGLFYCCDILYKRFKSRDIRQMGGLAKVAPKFAVLFLIIILGSMGVPLTNGFIGEFILLKSVYDFNGLAAVIAGLTVILAAVYLLRFYGKAMFGPGDEAVLSTAKDLSAVEFSVLASLAVFVIVFGIFPQPIIEMVNSSLKFIYTAMAN
- the nuoL gene encoding NADH-quinone oxidoreductase subunit L; translation: MENLVYAIILLPLLGFLINGLFGKNLPKIVVGSLATAMVFASFCIAVSIFLGFNSEGQPVIVKAFEWFRVNGVQINFGFQIDQLSLMMVMIITGIGSLIHLYSIGYMSHDKGFYKFFTYLNLFIFSMLLLVMGSNYLILFIGWEGVGLCSYLLIGFWYTNEEYGKAARKAFIMNRIGDLALLIGIFMLASQTNAVDYLTIRENAGKFELDGSVIIFITASLFIGATGKSAQVPLYTWLPDAMAGPTPVSALIHAATMVTAGIYLVVRSNFLFTLAPSVQDGILLIGFLTAALAGFYALRQNDIKKVLAYSTVSQLGFMFIALGLGAYTTAMFHVMTHAFFKALLFLGAGSVIHAMSNEQDMRFMGGLKKYIPLTHATFLIGTLAISGFPLLSGMISKDEILVAAFAKNPVYWVILFILAAVTATYMFRLYYLTFHGEFRGTEEQKHHLHESPANMTLPLIVLAVLSVLGGLINLPHFIGHGHYAKLMEWLKPVLTEESFNQLETTLSAVPFGTEMILLGATVLMFFSVWFLVKNTYVNKKKQALPEEQYTGWEKLSARKLYIDELYNALIVKTVEGLGRGGKMFDNGILDRFVDFVGDGAEDSGKAMKRVQNGNVENYILIMSLAVGIILIVNFLLQ